A window of Centropristis striata isolate RG_2023a ecotype Rhode Island chromosome 13, C.striata_1.0, whole genome shotgun sequence genomic DNA:
CCCTGCACCGATCCCAAAGCCCCTCAGCagaggaagaaacacacagccacgGGGAATAGCACGGAGACAGAGCCTTTTGGAGCCCTGGGTTGCAGTAGCTTCAATTGAGCTGGGACCAAGGGACGCTCGCTCTTTAAAGACAACAACGCCATGACTCTACcgagacacaacaacaactctGCGGTCCCAAATTGAGCTCCGTAGACTGTGTTACACCAGATATGGCTTTGTGTGTTTGGGCGTGTGGGTGGGCGAGtcgggtgagtgtgtgtgcccaAGCCCTGGATGTCATCATGATACCTGTTTCTCAGAAAAACATCATCCTCCCGTGAGAAAGACTCCAGAAATATTACAACATGCCAGCACACACATGACACTTGATCTTACTTTAGGTCATGGTGCACAAGGAGCCCAGAGcatgttttgtttactttttacaaGCTGGAAGCTGCAACCCACTGGACTgaaaaataaagccaaaaactgcagtttctcAAATGGTCACCTGAAGCTGGATCCAATAGACCCTCACTTTAAATACCGAAATTTACTAGGCTTGAAATAGGCATGTTTACAGGCTGGAACAAGAAACGGTTTTAATTAAGCTAATTTTCATACTAATGACAACTGTACAGAGGTACAATTAAGGGcttttgagtgacaggtgggtgCTGTCATGTTTCATAAAGTCTATGTTTTGAATGTTGAACTTTGGGTTTTTAAGTCAAATTAGACCCATTTCTTGCATGTTGCGCTTTCTGTTCAGTTCAAACAGTACATATTAACATGAGATTCTTATTTCCATTTGAGTTAATATGCATACATTAAGTTTAATCttattcatgttaatgtacatAAAGATAAAAGAGCAGTTTCCTATCCTGCTTCCTCCTTACAATCACAAGCCCAGACTGctacattacattaaattaccCAATGACAAAGCCTATTAAGGTTTTATCACTGTGATTGAGTAACTGTGCACAGAGCTGTGCAGACTTGTAATAGGGAGTGATAACACATCATGGTGCACTGCTGTAGGACATGAATCAAACTCGCTCCAAGTTTACAGACCTGACAGGACTGGGCATTTGAAAGCATGACTGTTTATGCTTGGCAGCTGAAGTACGCAGTTATTTACATGTCCTTTACAAGCAAGCAAAGACTGTAATAATACATGCACATTAGTGTTGCGAGGAGCTGTGCATTTTTGATTTGTCAAGCTCTGTATCAGAAAACTATGTAAACGGTTAGGTGTTTACAGACTGAGAGCGACTGGGAAGAACCCGAGTATGTCCCAGTGAGGTCAAACTGGGCCTCAGAGCAGGGAAAAGGAAGGGAAGGGCAACTCCATTTTTCCTGCTAACAGGAACATGCTTTTCTcctatttaaaattatattgatCCATGCAGATAGTTTGGGTTTTATGAGCCCAGGATCGACGATTTCTGCCACCTCCTGACTCAATGGAGGTAAAGCTGTTTAGTTGGTGGTGCTTACAGTAATAAAAACCGACATTTTACACACTTGCAGTTCTAACAAATGTCAGTCCCGAAGGGGAGCATATACTGTTGAGCAGTACCagatttacagcagaaatactAGGCTATGTATATagcctgtttaaaaaaaatgtctacaaaTAATTTCCACCTTTGCAGAAATGTTATATAACTCACCAGTTAAATCATATTAAGTCTCAAAATTATGCATCATTATGGATGTGGTCACTTTGAGCAACAAGGATTTCATTTGACCCATCTCAGCTCAGAAACCTAAGGGTTTCTTCAGAAACCTAAGGATTTCTTCAGAAACCTATGGGTTTACGCTGCATCTACATTTTTTATAGTCTATTGTAagtagggttgccaactccccgaaaaataaataagggacacttcattggcagggccggccgacccgattgccttcacccatcctggcgtggtggaattttttagccccttttttgtaGGTAAAATGATTTTTCAACAATTTGACTcaaacctgaattgaattagatgcatatttttgtgtgacatgaatacatagaaaacaaatgattatccagcaattcattttaacacaaaaaaacaattagcctgtttttcaaagaagtAGTGGAGTTTgatgataacaatttgattcactcctttagttggcttttaaaatgcagcatgtatgcaattgaatggccattttggaagattatagcattccgtaattccaaattggttcagtaaaaaggcattaaattcatgtcatgaacacatggggacctggtcttcaagaatgcactggagtttgctgagaacaaattgatgtatttattttattggagcagcatgaataaaattgaatggctattttggagtcatgcagctgacaaacgggccgtaaagtgcaatgtaattgcgcactaaaatttaaagtgcagatgcgtgaccgcagtactggaagcatgttgtttcaggtcagtcagtccaccatggaCTAAGGAAAAAGAGCGCCGGCACAACGTGCAGTgtgctttatagatgttatcacgcactttttccacccaggtgcttccttttacccattcttcagtatttttgcatccttttctgttttttttttcggaGGGGTACTAGACACATTGCTGCTTGAAGGTGTAGCGCCCCGTAAAGCAGTGTCggcgtctgtgtcactgtcacctacgcatgctgctttgttgtcttctgctatcttctcctcgaccaatgggatgagcgtattctgtatcgtcatactcgtgtgtgaatatgctgtcagttcattggtcacagagggaacaagtttaccgtaagtttacatataaagcgccctgttattaaattttcattggcatttactgactattttttgactgtcacaataatacgggacaaagcgcgtcccttttcacctcaatacgggacagctgcttttgtttctaaatacgggacgattccgtttttcaagggacggttggcaaccctaaTTGTAAGAGTGCCTGTCCAGTGTGTTCACCGGAGATGGTTGTTGCTTGTGTACTTACACTGAGCATGTTTTTAGCTTAACACTGATCATGACCGGACGAAGTGCATCTACTCACCGGAGCACAGTACCCCTTTGTCGCGCGGGCAGCTGAAGTCGTCACATTCGCAGTAACTGCCCCACACCTGACCAAACTCATTTGTATGGCAGGAGCACTGTCCGCACAAACAGTTGCCTCTCCCGCTGCAGATTTGGGCCTGATTTGTCTTCTGGATGCATTTGGCATCATCCGATGGACTGTAGTCCTCCACGGAGCACTCGCAATGAGGGCCCAGACGCCCCGGGTGACACTGACACACTCCACACTCGTGGGTCCCGTTGCCATTGGTACAGATGGTGCTGTTGACTTCGGCCTTCGCCTCACATTTGCAGTCACAGGCAAAGTCCACCGTGACCTCCAGGGAATCCTGAAAGCCTCGAGGTTTGATGGTAAAAGTGCGGCTCTTCTCTTTGGGGCAGCCACGCAGCTGAGCCTCCAGATTAAACGACACCTGAAGGGGAGGAAATGCTTCTGTGACAGTCTGTATGTGTAGATACCAGATGTGCAAGTAAACATCTCAGCAGATACATACTGTGTCTCCAATCTTGAGGCCAGAGCAGGACTTGAGTCCAGGGATGACCTCCCCATTTAGGCAGGAAGCATTGAAGGAGAGATTCAACTCTTCTGGGGCATCCACAAACTCCAGCTCCACTTTAGAGCGGATTTTCTACACAACACAAAGTGATGAGGTCAAAccaattacattttatagatTCATTAGATTAAATGAGTTTTATCTTCCACATTTGGGAAACCCTTACCTCATACGCCTCCTCAATGAGCTCAACAACATTCCCAGAGTTACCTGACAGCGTTCCCACAGTTGTGCCTGCAATGAGCTCACTGTACTTCTGGGAGGGCAGACATGACAAGCAAGATGATGACccagtttttgtgtttttcaactttaacttttttatgcTGTGTGGTACTAGCAGTGCAGTTTGTTTACCTTGTAAAGCGCCACCACATCAATGGTTACACCTAAAATTAAATTGATgttgttttcagacattttatcTGCCATGAGCCCCAAAGAGGGATAGTCCTGGGAGACACAGGAAGCAAATAGTCCTCAATGAAAGCAGGTTCTCCACAAACTATTACAAAACCAAAGTGGATTAATGATGTACTTAAATTTCTGCCTTTACCAGCACAGCAGATTTGTTGTAAACATTATCACTATCAAGGTGACACTGTCCATCGTTGGGCCGGACGATTCCAGCTATACGTCCATCCAGAGCGATGTGAGTTTTGGCATCAGTGGTGAACACCAAAAGGTGTGAGGCATCCGGACGCCACCCAATCTTGTCCTAATGATGATAAACGCAGAAAAGATAAGCAAAGACtgatatgtatgtatgcacactCTTAGCTCGCACATCAGCGAGCATGTTTTTGGAATTACATTTTCATACCTTGCAAACCACAGCCTGCATGACAGCATCAAATCCACCCTCTGGAGAATCTCTATTTTTAGACACCTGCTGTTTCTTCACCTCCTCAGTGAAGCGAGCCACCTTCTCCGTCAGTGACAGCACATGCTTGAACCCGAACTGAGCCTTGCATATCTCGTGACTTCTGTATGTATTGAATAGGTGAATGGGGGATAGGAAGTCAGTGAAGGAGAACTGGACTCTCtcagattattaaaataatcttcACTTGGAATGTAGCACCAACAATAACCTCAGCACCTACCCATAGCAAGGATTCACCACTGCCTCTGGAGGATACATGAACATGTAAGGGGAGATGGTCTTGTCCACAAAGGCTCCAAACCCCATGCGTAAGTTGCTTGTTTTGCGGCCCATGGTCTTCGCGATTTCACTCCCCACGGTTTGAAGCTTCTTCAAGTCATCCTTCATTGAATTTGAAAGATCCATCAGATAATAGAGGTCCACTGGGTAATCCTCCACCTGCTTCACTGTCACGGTGAAACGCTTGGAATcacctgagagagaaagagaggagggatgCAGAGATGGAGGAATGCATGgaagattaaataaatattagataataataatatatagaaatCTGTCTGTTAAAGTGCATgcacaacaataataatggcCCTTGGTGTTCATGTGTATCTGCTTTAGTGTGGCCTCAGGCATCTGGTCTTATGGTGATGTCTGGTTGGCAGTAAAAGCACCTGGTCTTAGTGTCATGTGGAGTTTCTGAGGCTTTATCTGTGTGACTTTGCCAGCACCGCCAGAGGCCTTGTTGCTGAGCGGGTCATCCTTCAGAATCCTCAGTTTGCTGTGGGGGAACTCCACAGTATTGCACCCTCCATCCAGCAGATTCTGCTCCTCGTCGCAGCGGGGTGCGCCGGATCCCCCTTTTCCATACTCCTGAATAAAGAACCATTGCGTCaaagtaaattaattaattaaataaaatactttttaggtTTGCATTTATGACATGATTTATCCACACTCAATGAAgtgctgcaaaaaaaggtcCTTAAAACGAAACAAGTTGGCATTTTTACACACTCGGTTCCCTCATCTCCAAGTTAGTGGATTTTTGGTGAGGTGCTTGcaataaagtcacaaattgTTAGCACATGTTGAAGAGATTTTCACGCTTAGTTCGATGACATGAAATACATCAGTAAATACCATGCTCAttggtgggatgtaactaagtacatttactgaagtactgtacttaagtacagtttgtACTTGTGGtttacttgagcatttccacatttgtaacttttacttctactccactacattttgaggcaaatattgtactttttattccactacatttagctgccagctttagttacttttcaggttgagatttaacataaaaaaacatgatacatttaaagtgattacgcgtgtttataaattaaaccacataaagtatatcaaatagttaaaatgagccctaccttgataGCAATAAAAcgatgcttacataaatgcatcaataatgataataatctaataatatatttagaacatataaaacaatctgtgtggGGTCATTCAgcataacaagtacttctacttttagtacattttgatgcttttgtacttttactactactacttcgaACGCagtacttctacttaagtaagagatctgaatacttcttccaccactgaccatGCTCTTGAATTTTGAACCTTTTTTACGTCTTTCAAAAAAGGTGATTGCTAACAGGTAGCTAAATGACACTCCAGAAGTTATCTGGGACATTACATCATCGTCAGTTCTGCATCTGTGTAGTCAAGTTCATACATTTGACCTGAGACCAACACCCATCCTTATCTTGTTTTCAATCTTAACAGTTCAGAGGCTCCAGTGTACAAGCATGTTCAAGAATACACATCTGAGGCTGAAAACTGGAGGAAAGCTGTTGGGAAATTAGGGTTTCTGTTTTAACTTGCTGCTGCAGTGAGCAATGAATGGGAGGAGcgacactgtgtttgtgtgtctgctgttCTTACCTCCTGAGAGCACCATGCACAGCTCGGGTGAACGGCCAAGCACTGCTGACAAGTTGTGACTCCTTGTGATGTGCAGATGTTGGAACCTTTAATGATCACGCAAACAGAAATACAACACAAAATCAATGGtggaaatactctgttacaagtaaaagtccagcaTTTAAAAGTACAGAAGTTTCAGCAACAAAATATACCTAAAGTACCAAATgtattcattatgcagaatggccaatTTTTTAGAACGTTTATTATAtaattgattataattattgatgtaCATTGTACATTACTTTAATGTTATAGCTGGTAAAGGTGGACTATATAGGTACTAGGTACTTTATATACTGCCAGGTAACTTGTACATTTCACAGGGATCAATAAATTCCTATTTTTATCCATAATAATACATCGTCTTTGTCTTCATCTCAATCTGCAAAGAAACAAGTAAATAAAGTTATcaaaaaatgtagtggagtaaaaactatTTCCCTTTCCTACCATTtacctctgaaatgtagtgaagtacaagtaTGAAGCAGCAGAagattgaaatactcaagtacaagtacctaaaaattACAAACTAAGTACAGTTCTtaagtaaaaacatttagttATATGCCACCACTGCACAAGATACATCTCCTTCCACTTAatgtttcaggaaaaaaatggcaTAGATAACACTGCTGACCACACTGTCTGTCAGAAGTGCCATGCAGCTGTGTTCAACCACAAATTCAGATACCACAGCAATCACATTGAGAGCACTGTACAAACATTTAATGCCACTACAAGAGTTtctacataagcaaacaagaccatcaTTGCTAGACTGCACATTTATATATAGGAATTTGAAACCAGACGAAACTATATCATCTCACAGACAGGAAGAGTCTATGTTTACATTGGAAGAAAAGCATTCAccaatcaacaaaacaaaaacctaaaaaagacagtggtagAGCACAAGCAAAAACATGAGTCAAGAATCAATGAAGAGAATTGTGGGATTTGAGAGGATTCAAAACTGATTCTTAATTGGTTCTCCCAGACAGGAATATGTGGTTTTACATCAATATATGATTTTTTGTTGGTGGCAAAAACAAAGTTGACTTTGTTTCACCATCGTCATATTAGTTATTAATCTtgccacaaacagacacataacCTTATTGCTGTGGATCCTGTAAACAgttatgcttaaaaaaaaaaaaaaaaaaagttgcatcttTCTTTCTCGTTTCCTCGTGTTAATAAGATCAAGATGAGGCGGTGGTGCTCATAGAAACACAACCACTTTTGGTCACAGGGGGCGCCAAAGTCAACACAGAATGGAAGTTCTCTGTAGCTGGACGTTGACGTCTGAGTGCAGTTGATCATTAATGATGCTGATCCtcattatgttttctttgaCTCATAGTCAGCCTGTTTTCTTCTTGTGAGTCTGTGTATGTGTAATCATTGCAAAATGTGGTCCTGAAGACAACTACTGCAGCAGGAAATAGGAGTACTTTGCCTGGTGTTTATATGTCTGTCCgtctataaacagtttttttttttttactgtgatagCGTCACAGCTGTGCAAGATGCAGTCATGAACTTTATACGTGTGTAGCTGAGATCAGAATGAAGGCTGAGTTCAAAGATGGGTGTAGTCTGAACAAGGGCACCGGTAGTATGAGCGGTGAGATCTAAAGAAGGGGCCATTGCCCCCGTTGGCCACTTTACGCCCCTGGCCTATTATGGTGTTGCTGGTGTGATCCCAATGCACGAGGGTCACTAGTTTGACCATGTCAGCAAATTGCACCAAATTCATTGCAACATATTCAAATGCCTTTGTATTTGTTATCTAGTATTGCCTATGGGTGTGGCTCACTGGAGTTAAACACAGTCAGTAATGTCAATCTACCATAGTCAAGACCCCCTCAAGCAACTACACACCGAAAAAGCAtcataaagtatatatatataattttagtttagtacTTGAGGTATTCCAGGTAAGTCTGATGTTATGTAGACTTTATATAAAATAGGTCTAGAGACTTTATAGACATATAGTGTTTTATGTATGTatctagtttgtttgtgttaattGGGATTTTCAACCTCAAATCACACACATAACctatatatataatgcatacATATAAGCTACACATTCCCCATCATttggtaataataaaaaattgctTGGTTTTTGTTCTGGAGACCAGGGGAGCCTGAGCAGACCCCCAGGTCCCCGAGCTTTGGGAAAACTATTTTCACTCCCTTATAAGGAAAGGTGGCGAACGCTCCAGCAGAGCAGCGCAATTACAAGCAACAGCGTCGCTCCATTTATGTCTAATAGTGAATTTTTCTCTGTTACGTTTGAGAACAATACTTAGAATTATCAGCACATCTACTGAAAAAGTTAGCGGTAGGGAGCACCTTCAAAGATGACCTGCGAGCTGGGCGGAACCCCCCCAGCCAGGTCGCCTAGGCAGGTGAAAGTTTGAAAAAGTCGctcaaagaataaaaaaaacttaccGAAAACGTTTGATGCCGACAACAAAAGGAGAAATGGTATCAATAGATGGTTTAAAAAAGTTCCCATGGCTGGAGAGTAACGGAGCAGAGCTGACATGAGTCGTCTGTGTTCCCTGTGGGCTTGTTCTTCGCAACTTGAACGCCTTTCCTCATTCTTGAGTTGACTAAACGCATGTTGGGTCATACAGCTGCGCCTCAAACACCACACTTTCCATGTAGTTAATGTATCGGGGAACAGACACGCTCACGACATGTTGACACtcgtttttttatgatttggtTACATTTGATAAGTCGAAAAAGGAAAAAACGAGCCgaaattatttttactttagcATAAGTGGAGTTAGTGACAGTCTGCAAAGTATTTTAACAGTCAGTGTGCAggctatgtttgttttttttgtctcagaaaACACCTGGACAGATTGTCTCAGACTCCTGAAAGCTGAAAATCACATGGGGATTAGGTGTggcgaaaaaaaagacaaaaaggaacACGTTATTTTGTACAAATCACTCTGAATCTCAAAACATGCCAGTAGGGTTTTTCCACTAATAACACTTTAAGTACAGTATATTGACAAATTGCCAgtcatcttttttcttctccatGATGAatgtatttgttctttttttatttattaagtaaAGGAACTCAATCAAATTGAAACGGATGGATACaatatcacaataaaatacaaaaatgaattaataaatccGTTTTTTATCATTAACTAATAGATAAGTGTGAACCCAATAAAGCCAAATGGTGCAAATCctcattgtgttttctgaagaGTATTTCGACAACTCTATTAAGTCAAATAAATCAATTCCAACCCCTTTTCCACAGTGTTTGTTATCTAGCATGGCCTTAGGGTGTGTCTCACAGAGTAAAACATGTGGTTGAGTTATTATTGAACTGGACCTGTATTGATAGATGGAATGCAAAATGTGAACTCATGTGgcagttaaattaaataatggagATATGCAGCATTTTGGACCCTGTGCAGAGGTGTCAAGACACAACACTGCTTTCAGCACAGTTGGTGATTTGTTGCTTTGCATTGAGTTCATATAACAGATAACATCTATTTAAAATTACTACCAAGGTTGTCGTGCTATGATATGTAACAGTTAAAAGTGACTTGCATTCTGTTAAATGCATGCTTTGTAGGTCACCTTGCTGTCTCCTGGATTGAAAAGAACACAGTTTATAACAGTTAATACGTAAGCTGCACTAAATGTGTGTGCGATTTAAGGAAAGACTGGAAAACCTACCATAAACATGAATGATATTAATTTAGAACTCAAAATGAATGAATCACCACACATATTTGAAGCAGACAAGTTGTGTAGTTGTGGTAGAAGGACCCCTAGTGGgacaaataatatataaaagaatATTTACAGCACTACAGTTCATGAGGTGAATGTGATCAGCAGTCACTTCTTGAATTTTTCTAGGGTGTAAAAGGACTGACTTTGCCCCAAGCTATTGCCATGTAATATGCATTCCCTAGAAACAGTCTCACCAagctctctgtcctcctcactCAATTTATGAATCTGATGAGAGCTCGCCACAGAAAAAACTCTTCCCATTCCGCTGAACGACGGAGCAGACGGAAATTTGCCAGCTTCTAAAACAAGaacgaaaaaagaaaat
This region includes:
- the itgb3a gene encoding LOW QUALITY PROTEIN: integrin beta-3a (The sequence of the model RefSeq protein was modified relative to this genomic sequence to represent the inferred CDS: inserted 1 base in 1 codon), which produces MRKGVQVAKNKPTGXHRRLMSALLRYSPAMGTFLNHLLIPFLLLLSASNVFGSNICTSQGVTTCQQCLAVHPSCAWCSQEEYGKGGSGAPRCDEEQNLLDGGCNTVEFPHSKLRILKDDPLSNKASGGAGKVTQIKPQKLHMTLRPGDSKRFTVTVKQVEDYPVDLYYLMDLSNSMKDDLKKLQTVGSEIAKTMGRKTSNLRMGFGAFVDKTISPYMFMYPPEAVVNPCYGSHEICKAQFGFKHVLSLTEKVARFTEEVKKQQVSKNRDSPEGGFDAVMQAVVCKDKIGWRPDASHLLVFTTDAKTHIALDGRIAGIVRPNDGQCHLDSDNVYNKSAVLDYPSLGLMADKMSENNINLILGVTIDVVALYKKYSELIAGTTVGTLSGNSGNVVELIEEAYEKIRSKVELEFVDAPEELNLSFNASCLNGEVIPGLKSCSGLKIGDTVSFNLEAQLRGCPKEKSRTFTIKPRGFQDSLEVTVDFACDCKCEAKAEVNSTICTNGNGTHECGVCQCHPGRLGPHCECSVEDYSPSDDAKCIQKTNQAQICSGRGNCLCGQCSCHTNEFGQVWGSYCECDDFSCPRDKGVLCSDHGKCSCGFCQCEAGWRGEYCNCSTRTDTCESIIGLLCSGRGNCECGACQCTQPGAYGATCEKCPTCPDSCTIKKECVECQHFKRGQYAKDNTCNRFCKDKIEPVEILTLKPGNAVNCSYKDENDCLEHFQYYEDESGKSILYVVKEPECPEGPNILVVLLATAGAILLLGLIGLLIWKLLVTIHDRREFAKFEEERAKAKWDTANNPLYKGATSTFTNVAYRGN